A genome region from Labilibaculum antarcticum includes the following:
- a CDS encoding peroxiredoxin family protein, whose product MKNIILTLFAIVAATTLFAQDHEGSLVKNGDQVPNFAVLTLDGKEFVTNDLKGKVVLINFFATWCGPCMKELPEVESQLWPKFKNENFAMVSIGREHTKEQLSAFNEKKGFTFPIAPDAKREVYAKFASQYIPRNFIVDKTGKIIWQGVGFSQKELEHMMKVIQENL is encoded by the coding sequence ATGAAAAATATAATACTTACTCTATTTGCCATTGTTGCCGCAACAACTCTTTTTGCGCAGGATCATGAAGGTTCTTTAGTGAAAAACGGTGATCAGGTACCCAATTTTGCTGTTCTTACTTTAGATGGAAAAGAATTTGTTACTAATGATTTAAAGGGCAAGGTAGTTCTGATTAACTTTTTTGCGACCTGGTGCGGTCCCTGCATGAAGGAATTGCCAGAGGTTGAAAGTCAGTTATGGCCTAAATTTAAGAATGAAAATTTTGCAATGGTTTCTATTGGGCGAGAGCACACAAAGGAACAATTAAGTGCATTCAACGAGAAAAAAGGCTTTACATTTCCAATTGCTCCCGATGCGAAACGTGAAGTGTATGCAAAATTTGCAAGTCAGTACATTCCTCGTAACTTTATTGTTGATAAAACAGGGAAAATTATATGGCAGGGAGTTGGCTTTAGTCAGAAGGAACTCGAGCATATGATGAAGGTGATTCAAGAGAATTTATAA
- a CDS encoding peptidase U32 family protein yields MNRSEIELMAPVGSYESLMAAIQGGANSIYFGIEQLNMRSRSSNNFTIEDLHNIASICKENNMKSYLTVNTVLFDQDIEVMHKIVDAVKEGGVTAIIAADVSAIMYARSIDVEVHISTQCNITNIEAVKFYATFADVVVLARELNLNQVAAIYKQIVDEEIRGPKGELIQIEMFAHGALCMAVSGKCYLSLHEKNSSANRGACMQTCRKAYTVTEKESGNQLEIDNEYIMSPKDLCTIGFLNKMLDAGVRVLKFEGRARPAEYVKTVVTNYSQAVDAYLEGAYTRDKIDQWTSNLATVFNRGFWDGYYLGQKIGEWSEDYGNRATKRKMLIGKGTNYFAKIKVAEFLLESQELKVGDEILITGPTTGVIETTVKEIRVDMKSVEKAVKGDSFSISMDTMIRRSDKLYKIVEVTNDLIQ; encoded by the coding sequence ATGAATAGAAGTGAAATTGAATTAATGGCACCGGTTGGTTCGTATGAATCATTAATGGCAGCCATACAGGGAGGAGCCAATTCTATCTATTTTGGCATTGAGCAGTTGAATATGAGGTCAAGATCTTCGAATAATTTCACCATCGAAGATTTACACAATATTGCTTCTATTTGTAAGGAGAACAATATGAAATCTTACTTAACGGTGAATACTGTTTTGTTCGACCAGGATATTGAAGTAATGCACAAAATTGTTGATGCCGTTAAAGAGGGCGGTGTAACTGCAATTATTGCTGCCGATGTTTCTGCGATCATGTATGCCCGTTCAATCGACGTGGAAGTGCACATTTCTACACAGTGCAACATTACCAACATCGAGGCAGTGAAGTTCTATGCTACGTTCGCCGATGTGGTGGTTTTAGCCCGGGAATTAAACCTGAATCAGGTGGCTGCAATCTACAAGCAAATTGTTGATGAGGAGATTCGTGGTCCCAAAGGAGAGTTGATTCAAATTGAGATGTTTGCACACGGAGCCTTGTGCATGGCAGTATCAGGGAAATGCTATTTGAGTCTGCACGAGAAAAATTCATCGGCCAATCGGGGCGCGTGCATGCAAACTTGCCGAAAAGCGTATACGGTTACCGAAAAGGAATCGGGGAATCAGTTGGAGATTGATAATGAATACATCATGTCGCCAAAAGACTTGTGCACCATCGGTTTTCTGAATAAAATGCTGGATGCAGGAGTTCGTGTCTTGAAATTTGAAGGACGGGCCCGACCTGCCGAATATGTGAAAACGGTGGTTACAAACTACAGTCAAGCTGTTGATGCTTATTTGGAAGGCGCTTATACCCGCGATAAAATTGACCAATGGACGAGTAATCTGGCAACGGTTTTTAACCGTGGCTTTTGGGATGGTTATTACCTCGGTCAAAAGATAGGTGAGTGGAGTGAAGACTATGGTAACAGAGCAACCAAACGCAAGATGCTCATTGGAAAGGGAACCAATTATTTTGCCAAGATTAAAGTGGCCGAATTCTTATTGGAATCACAGGAATTAAAGGTTGGCGATGAGATTTTGATAACCGGACCAACAACGGGTGTGATTGAAACAACAGTAAAAGAGATTCGTGTTGATATGAAATCGGTTGAGAAAGCCGTAAAAGGAGATAGTTTCTCTATTTCAATGGATACAATGATTCGTCGATCGGATAAATTGTATAAAATTGTCGAGGTCACCAATGATCTAATTCAGTAG
- a CDS encoding serine hydrolase produces MKTRLGVLTVLLLVLCFACANKSLTAQVLKERVSLPLKSDDQKLVPLVELKNSQLQDNLEVSLKKNSKWKRLIDNKKMAVGLVDLRDLNNIRFASVNGENIMYAASLPKIAVLLAISDALEKGELDESPAIMSDMRLMMSRSNNQATTRLIDLLGYEKIKDVLMDPAYKLYDEEQGGGLWVGKRYAKTGARYPEPLKGISHAATANQVCRFYYMLINGELVSPERSSQMLEMMVDPELHHKFVNTIEKVRPNAKLFRKSGTWKNYHADSILVWGKEDRFILVGLLQDDDGERILRQLVLEIENVLDKSN; encoded by the coding sequence ATGAAAACGCGTTTGGGAGTACTAACAGTTCTATTGCTTGTATTGTGTTTTGCTTGTGCTAACAAATCGCTTACGGCACAAGTTTTAAAAGAAAGGGTGAGTTTACCTTTAAAATCGGATGACCAAAAACTTGTACCCCTGGTAGAATTAAAGAATAGTCAATTACAAGATAACCTTGAAGTTAGCCTTAAGAAGAACAGTAAATGGAAACGGCTGATTGATAATAAAAAAATGGCAGTTGGCTTGGTCGATTTGCGCGATTTAAACAACATTCGTTTTGCCAGCGTGAACGGAGAAAATATCATGTATGCCGCCAGCTTGCCAAAGATTGCCGTTCTTTTGGCAATATCAGATGCATTGGAAAAAGGGGAATTAGACGAAAGTCCAGCTATTATGAGCGACATGAGATTGATGATGAGCCGATCGAACAACCAGGCAACTACACGCCTAATTGACTTGTTGGGATACGAAAAAATAAAGGACGTGCTGATGGATCCTGCCTACAAACTCTATGATGAAGAACAGGGTGGTGGTTTGTGGGTTGGTAAACGTTATGCCAAAACGGGGGCGCGATATCCCGAACCTCTTAAAGGAATCAGTCATGCTGCTACTGCAAATCAGGTATGTCGTTTTTATTACATGCTCATTAATGGTGAATTGGTTAGTCCTGAACGTTCAAGTCAAATGCTGGAAATGATGGTCGATCCGGAACTTCATCACAAATTTGTAAATACCATTGAAAAAGTCCGTCCAAATGCCAAATTATTTCGAAAATCAGGAACCTGGAAAAATTATCATGCCGATTCCATTTTAGTCTGGGGAAAAGAAGATCGCTTTATTTTGGTGGGTTTGCTGCAAGATGACGATGGAGAAAGGATTCTGCGACAATTAGTACTTGAAATTGAAAATGTTCTGGACAAGAGCAATTAA
- a CDS encoding MFS transporter — MKNFESSVRNVFQEAFQYFLNKSFDIRVGEYRRVILMQINIFLIISTLLIIKPIVNSLFLSTFGYSYLPTAFIIVSVFAVAISWLYSRLLSKYPFNKIMTRTLLISVITLFLFGILLRLNILVQLVLLLFYVWVALFAVVSSSQFWVLANIVFNAREAKRVFGFIGAGAIAGGIFGGYLTSIMAPIIGSENLIFLSMMVLLPTIWLTKKIWAQRNSEQQRVQQQKVQEEILPENPYQLIKKSRHLTLMAGIIGVSVIVAKLVDYQFSAIASMSILDPDQLTAFFGFWFSNFNLLSLFIQLFLTRRIVGVFGVGSSLLILPGAIFLGALGMLFFPILGAAIFIKLCDGSLKQSLNKSATELLALPIPLEIKSKTKSFIDVTVDSVASGIGGLLLFFLVNGLQLSTNWISLMIIGLLTVWIYFALQVRKEYLKSFKLKISNKITRKEASKQTESAESVISNLQRQLESTKESQLLYIIQKTREIPREEFYLRLKNLLSNESGKVRAETINSLRYYLNHNLSGDMILLVNDNDQQVRVNAFEYLIALAPGNRVKLIESYLEHEDSKIRESALIALAIETRGNLELQNWFSFGDRLQERIQQMTDTKDPNKKKELHMHILKVIGASCATGYFSYLQNAFTNKNEEIVSKAIEAAGIAGHPQFISVLVGFLNKGAFLNTAQTALANYSSQVFPVFYKLIRDEKISIELVRKLPVIAQKVNSQKSIEFLFFLLNYEDYLVHLESLKALNNIKLSFPHLYFDKKLVMSRIVEETTLYQNSLIVLNSKFVSRIEDQPANSSISEARKSLIDILGRRLDGSLERIFRLLELRYPPEDILSVYKGIQSDKDDLRMNAVEFLDNLLEARLKKMLIPVLETAILNTMAEPVSGLFAEKEPDEFECYRLLLEGVDVKLKLAVFYLLEQLGDQTFLPLVQTYLNAENKKIRTFAEKAQQAMLAD; from the coding sequence ATGAAAAATTTTGAAAGTTCAGTCAGAAATGTTTTTCAGGAAGCTTTTCAATACTTTTTAAATAAATCATTCGATATTCGAGTAGGTGAATATCGAAGAGTGATCTTAATGCAGATCAATATATTCCTGATCATTTCCACTCTTTTGATCATTAAACCAATTGTAAATTCGCTCTTCCTTTCCACTTTCGGCTATTCTTATCTACCTACTGCCTTCATCATCGTATCAGTTTTTGCTGTAGCGATTTCATGGTTGTATTCCCGACTGTTATCCAAATACCCATTCAATAAAATCATGACCCGAACTCTTCTGATTTCGGTTATTACCCTGTTCCTATTTGGTATCCTTCTTCGTTTAAACATTCTGGTACAGCTTGTTCTTTTGCTGTTTTATGTGTGGGTAGCCCTCTTTGCCGTAGTATCATCATCACAGTTTTGGGTCTTAGCCAATATTGTTTTTAATGCGAGAGAAGCCAAACGGGTTTTTGGTTTCATTGGTGCCGGAGCAATTGCAGGAGGCATTTTTGGCGGTTATCTCACATCCATTATGGCTCCGATAATTGGAAGTGAGAATCTAATTTTTTTAAGCATGATGGTTCTCTTGCCTACCATTTGGCTTACCAAAAAGATTTGGGCCCAAAGAAATAGCGAGCAGCAACGTGTGCAACAGCAAAAGGTACAGGAAGAAATCCTGCCTGAAAATCCTTATCAACTCATTAAAAAATCGCGGCATTTAACCTTAATGGCCGGGATCATTGGCGTTAGTGTAATTGTCGCAAAACTAGTTGACTACCAATTTAGTGCAATAGCCTCGATGTCCATCCTTGATCCGGATCAATTGACTGCATTCTTTGGGTTCTGGTTTTCCAACTTCAATCTTTTATCACTTTTCATTCAATTGTTTCTTACCCGACGAATAGTTGGTGTTTTTGGTGTAGGAAGCTCCTTACTTATTCTTCCCGGAGCGATTTTTCTGGGGGCCTTAGGCATGCTGTTTTTTCCAATACTTGGAGCCGCTATTTTCATCAAACTATGTGATGGCAGCTTGAAGCAATCATTAAATAAATCAGCAACCGAATTATTGGCTTTACCCATTCCTCTCGAAATTAAAAGCAAAACAAAATCCTTTATTGATGTTACAGTAGATAGTGTAGCCTCTGGAATTGGTGGTTTGTTGCTGTTTTTTCTGGTAAATGGATTGCAGCTTTCTACCAATTGGATCAGTTTAATGATTATTGGTCTGCTTACTGTTTGGATCTACTTTGCCTTGCAGGTAAGAAAAGAATATCTGAAATCGTTTAAACTAAAAATAAGTAATAAAATCACCCGAAAGGAAGCAAGCAAACAAACCGAATCTGCCGAATCGGTTATTAGTAATCTGCAAAGGCAATTGGAAAGCACAAAAGAAAGTCAATTACTATACATTATTCAAAAAACCCGTGAGATCCCCAGAGAAGAGTTTTATTTACGGCTTAAAAACCTACTCTCCAATGAATCCGGAAAAGTAAGAGCAGAGACAATTAACAGCCTTAGGTACTATTTGAATCACAATCTTTCGGGCGATATGATTCTTTTAGTGAATGATAATGACCAACAAGTTCGGGTCAACGCTTTTGAATACCTCATCGCTTTAGCCCCAGGAAATAGGGTGAAATTGATAGAGTCCTACCTAGAACATGAAGACAGCAAAATTCGGGAATCAGCGCTGATCGCTCTGGCCATTGAAACCCGGGGGAATCTGGAACTTCAAAACTGGTTTTCTTTTGGAGATCGTTTACAGGAGCGAATTCAGCAAATGACGGATACAAAAGATCCGAACAAGAAAAAGGAATTGCACATGCACATTCTTAAAGTAATTGGTGCTTCGTGTGCAACAGGCTACTTTAGTTATTTGCAAAATGCGTTTACCAATAAAAACGAGGAAATTGTCAGCAAAGCCATTGAAGCTGCCGGTATTGCCGGACATCCTCAATTCATTAGTGTTTTGGTGGGTTTTTTAAACAAGGGAGCATTTTTAAACACTGCACAAACCGCTTTGGCGAATTATAGCAGTCAGGTTTTTCCTGTATTTTACAAACTAATCAGAGATGAAAAAATATCCATAGAATTGGTTCGGAAACTCCCAGTAATTGCCCAAAAAGTGAACAGCCAAAAATCAATTGAGTTTTTATTCTTCCTGCTCAATTATGAGGACTATCTAGTTCATTTGGAAAGCTTGAAAGCTCTAAACAACATCAAACTAAGCTTTCCTCATCTGTATTTTGATAAAAAGCTGGTGATGAGCCGTATTGTTGAAGAAACAACTCTTTACCAAAACAGTCTGATTGTTTTAAATTCCAAATTTGTAAGTCGAATAGAAGATCAACCGGCCAATAGCTCCATCTCCGAAGCCCGAAAAAGCTTAATTGATATATTGGGGCGCAGGTTGGATGGAAGCCTGGAACGAATTTTCCGTTTGCTAGAGCTGCGATATCCACCCGAAGATATACTAAGCGTTTACAAAGGAATTCAAAGCGATAAGGACGATTTGCGGATGAATGCCGTTGAGTTTTTGGATAATTTACTGGAAGCCCGTTTGAAAAAAATGCTGATTCCCGTACTGGAAACAGCCATTTTAAATACAATGGCTGAACCCGTTTCTGGTTTATTTGCTGAAAAAGAGCCTGATGAATTTGAATGCTACCGCCTTCTGCTCGAAGGGGTTGATGTAAAATTAAAACTGGCCGTATTCTACTTGCTCGAACAACTTGGTGATCAAACGTTTTTACCACTTGTTCAGACTTATCTGAATGCTGAAAACAAAAAGATCCGCACATTTGCTGAAAAAGCACAGCAGGCTATGTTGGCTGATTAA
- a CDS encoding serine hydrolase, producing the protein MMNRKNSMVILFLFSFFMVFAEGNDNPYPIDGYKTTGIRRLVRLQKIIDGQIKDTKPIPGALKSINDIKLNLLGERGDSLAEFPQSDKKLQQKLNGLFPNLDESYSVALLDITNGKKIRYASRQDAKRFQPGSVGKLAIITGLFNELERLYPNSYEDRVNLLRTRSVRAGTWGNYDEHTVPFFDTITNVLVKRTVKEYDVFSLYEWVDHMLSVSNNGAASIVWREALLMRAFGQAYPALTEEQASEYFKSTPKSVMQKLATAVVNEPLQKIGISEEEWRLGSMFTQGAKRIVPGEGGSIGSPRGLMKFLIALERGKIVDVQSSLEIKRMMYMTDRRIRYGSSPRLTNAAIYFKSGSLYQCKPEEGFTCKKYMGNVQNYMNSVVIVEQPDGSTYMVVLMTNVLKKNSNLDHMGLASSIDDLIRKK; encoded by the coding sequence ATGATGAATCGTAAAAACTCAATGGTAATCCTTTTCCTTTTTTCATTCTTCATGGTATTTGCGGAAGGGAATGACAATCCGTATCCAATTGATGGATACAAAACGACAGGGATAAGACGTTTGGTTCGTCTGCAAAAAATTATTGATGGACAAATTAAGGATACAAAACCGATTCCCGGGGCACTAAAGTCCATAAATGATATCAAACTGAATCTGTTGGGAGAGCGGGGCGATAGTTTGGCTGAATTTCCTCAGTCCGATAAAAAGTTGCAGCAAAAGTTGAATGGCTTGTTTCCGAACCTTGATGAAAGTTATTCCGTGGCATTGCTCGATATCACAAATGGGAAAAAAATAAGATATGCATCTCGGCAGGATGCAAAGAGGTTTCAGCCGGGCAGTGTTGGTAAATTGGCAATCATAACCGGGCTGTTTAATGAGTTGGAGCGCCTTTATCCCAATTCGTATGAGGATAGAGTGAATTTACTCCGAACCCGTTCCGTTAGAGCCGGAACCTGGGGAAATTACGATGAGCATACCGTTCCCTTTTTTGATACCATCACCAATGTTCTTGTTAAGAGAACGGTTAAGGAATACGATGTTTTCTCGCTTTACGAGTGGGTTGATCACATGCTTTCGGTAAGTAATAATGGTGCGGCAAGCATCGTTTGGCGGGAGGCTTTGCTGATGCGTGCTTTTGGACAAGCTTATCCTGCTTTGACAGAAGAACAGGCTTCGGAGTATTTTAAAAGCACTCCCAAGTCTGTGATGCAAAAATTGGCTACGGCTGTGGTCAACGAGCCTTTGCAAAAAATCGGCATTAGTGAAGAGGAATGGCGATTGGGAAGTATGTTCACTCAGGGTGCAAAAAGAATTGTTCCGGGCGAGGGGGGAAGCATCGGAAGTCCGCGAGGCTTGATGAAATTTTTAATTGCTTTGGAGCGTGGCAAAATTGTTGATGTGCAGTCAAGTTTGGAGATCAAAAGGATGATGTACATGACGGATCGACGCATTCGCTATGGGTCATCCCCTCGATTGACCAATGCCGCTATCTATTTTAAATCGGGCAGTTTGTACCAATGCAAACCCGAGGAGGGTTTTACCTGCAAAAAATACATGGGGAATGTTCAAAATTACATGAACTCGGTTGTGATTGTGGAACAGCCAGATGGATCAACCTATATGGTGGTGCTGATGACAAATGTGCTGAAAAAGAATTCGAACCTGGATCACATGGGCTTGGCCAGCAGCATCGATGATTTGATTCGGAAGAAGTAA
- a CDS encoding PEP/pyruvate-binding domain-containing protein codes for MKISLLSLFILGMCFLEVGVQAQPVSNLEISKMIENFKKDPKGPYQQIMWFCPDGSMVPPKQRCPEPGGVQRAKYKDAVVRLAQTNHVFLGQILSTTPNEDFWDASNHQSRLKQYLLEKYLQTADDAWVLRRGQFYRGAIQAEDESAWGINFFNWLLADSEAVKSHYYLVREAVRSIPHLQETKSLQNIRSLSLLIADTDEEFMDARIKIHGQPDRTDLDRVKGYKERKYSKLDAATKEQVDKLIRELELYYQPINLKDLEQYLVKVSANSKLKQSLLNFTKQQANTKGELRVKATSDLLYQIRENLLQESPSNRLAFLDVSIQLEHILFYELTSWKPQSLKGVIDLNEMLAKAATACGYIEMWEWQQVKSQLQLTETSDISFEALQKVHDTARGIIEWGTGMNSAVFEETIKLFGGFEPLTYHFTDDRIRSSVLLPLGASVSRLGDFMNVMSNQSNEVMGIANQSHFRGLNPGFAKGELLVVDGNVEDVDVSKDKIYLFSKPPADLKPVAGIATVSEGNMVSHVQLLARNLGIPNAVLSQQNLSDLKKYSGTSVFYVVSPKGKVIIKPESKMSDEEKKLFTAKKRSEEKIRIPVERIDLNQTRLVNLRKVNATKSGKLCGPKAANLGQLKQLFPDQVVEGLVVPFGIFRKHMDQPMPGTSVSYWQFLNQTFQNAREKQNSGVSKTELDESVLAHLAALREAIKNMPLLPDFREDLKQQFLAVFEKPMGKTPVFLRSDTNMEDLKDFTGAGLNLTLFNVLDSEKIVQGIKDVWASPYSERSYKWRQSYLLNPENVFPSILIIPSVDVDYSGVLITKGVQSGNSDELTIAFSRGAGGAVDGQAAQSYVLEASGTNKLLSPAREPQYNSLPETGGTLKVGCTFEKSILSEGNLQEIRLFAKKLQEKLKTSEGVNSNGPWDVELGFKNNKLWLFQVRPFVENKQAKASDYLQSISPEIQLTESISLTTIIK; via the coding sequence ATGAAAATAAGCTTGTTGTCGTTGTTTATTTTGGGAATGTGTTTTCTGGAAGTAGGAGTGCAGGCACAGCCTGTTTCCAATCTTGAAATCAGCAAGATGATTGAAAATTTTAAGAAGGATCCCAAAGGCCCTTATCAGCAAATCATGTGGTTTTGTCCTGATGGATCGATGGTGCCGCCCAAACAGCGTTGTCCCGAACCCGGTGGCGTGCAACGTGCAAAATACAAGGATGCAGTCGTTCGTTTGGCCCAAACAAATCATGTGTTTTTAGGTCAGATTTTGTCGACTACCCCAAATGAGGATTTTTGGGATGCGTCGAATCATCAATCGCGTTTGAAACAATATTTGTTGGAGAAATATTTGCAGACTGCCGATGATGCCTGGGTGCTTCGCAGGGGGCAGTTTTACAGGGGAGCCATTCAGGCAGAAGATGAGAGTGCCTGGGGAATCAATTTTTTCAATTGGTTGCTGGCAGATAGCGAGGCTGTTAAAAGTCACTATTATTTAGTGCGGGAAGCTGTTCGAAGCATTCCTCACCTGCAGGAAACCAAAAGCCTTCAGAACATTCGCTCCTTGTCTTTACTAATTGCAGATACGGATGAAGAGTTTATGGATGCACGGATTAAAATTCATGGTCAGCCCGATCGCACGGATTTGGATCGTGTAAAAGGGTATAAAGAAAGAAAGTACAGCAAGTTGGATGCAGCTACAAAAGAGCAGGTTGACAAATTGATTCGCGAATTGGAATTGTATTATCAGCCGATAAATTTAAAAGATCTGGAGCAATATCTGGTAAAAGTGTCTGCGAACTCGAAGCTAAAGCAAAGTTTGCTCAATTTCACAAAGCAGCAGGCCAATACAAAAGGAGAGCTGCGGGTGAAAGCCACCAGTGATCTATTGTATCAAATTCGGGAAAACCTCTTGCAGGAAAGTCCATCGAATCGATTGGCCTTTCTGGATGTCTCGATTCAGTTGGAACACATTTTGTTTTATGAGCTAACCAGCTGGAAACCGCAAAGTTTGAAAGGGGTAATTGACCTGAATGAGATGCTTGCTAAGGCAGCAACTGCTTGCGGATACATCGAAATGTGGGAATGGCAGCAGGTGAAAAGTCAATTGCAGCTAACTGAAACTTCGGATATTTCGTTTGAAGCCCTGCAGAAAGTTCACGACACTGCGCGGGGAATTATCGAGTGGGGAACAGGCATGAACAGTGCTGTTTTTGAGGAGACCATCAAGCTGTTTGGCGGTTTTGAGCCTCTCACTTACCATTTTACCGACGATCGCATTCGTTCTTCGGTGCTGCTTCCCTTGGGGGCTTCGGTAAGCCGTTTGGGCGATTTTATGAATGTGATGTCCAATCAATCCAACGAGGTGATGGGCATCGCTAACCAGAGTCATTTCAGGGGTTTGAATCCGGGTTTTGCCAAGGGCGAATTGCTTGTTGTTGATGGGAATGTGGAAGATGTTGACGTATCGAAAGATAAAATATACTTGTTTAGCAAACCACCTGCTGATTTAAAACCCGTAGCGGGGATTGCAACAGTTTCGGAGGGAAATATGGTTTCGCACGTTCAACTTTTGGCCCGTAATCTGGGGATACCCAATGCGGTGCTTTCACAGCAAAACCTTTCCGATCTGAAAAAATATTCGGGGACATCCGTTTTTTACGTGGTTTCGCCCAAAGGAAAGGTGATCATTAAGCCTGAAAGCAAAATGAGTGATGAGGAGAAAAAATTATTCACAGCCAAAAAGAGAAGTGAGGAAAAAATCAGAATTCCGGTAGAACGGATAGACTTGAATCAAACCCGTTTGGTAAACCTTCGGAAGGTAAATGCCACCAAATCGGGAAAATTGTGCGGACCTAAGGCTGCTAATTTAGGACAGTTGAAGCAATTGTTCCCAGATCAGGTGGTGGAAGGTCTGGTGGTTCCTTTCGGGATATTCCGCAAGCATATGGATCAGCCAATGCCCGGAACCAGTGTTTCGTATTGGCAGTTTTTGAATCAAACCTTCCAAAATGCAAGAGAAAAACAAAATTCGGGAGTTTCAAAAACCGAATTGGATGAGTCCGTTTTGGCACACTTGGCTGCTCTTCGCGAAGCCATTAAAAATATGCCTTTGCTGCCTGATTTTAGGGAAGATCTGAAACAACAGTTTTTGGCTGTATTTGAGAAGCCGATGGGGAAAACTCCTGTCTTCCTGCGCAGCGATACCAATATGGAGGATTTGAAGGATTTTACCGGAGCAGGCCTTAACCTAACTCTTTTTAATGTGCTCGACAGTGAAAAAATTGTGCAGGGGATTAAAGATGTTTGGGCTTCACCCTATTCCGAAAGAAGTTACAAGTGGCGACAAAGCTATTTGCTGAATCCCGAGAATGTTTTCCCGTCCATACTGATTATTCCAAGCGTGGATGTTGATTATTCGGGGGTGTTAATCACAAAAGGAGTGCAGTCGGGTAATTCTGATGAGCTGACCATTGCTTTTAGCAGGGGCGCTGGGGGCGCGGTAGATGGACAAGCGGCTCAATCCTATGTTTTGGAAGCCAGTGGGACCAACAAATTGTTATCTCCGGCACGTGAACCGCAATACAACAGTTTACCCGAAACGGGAGGAACTTTAAAGGTAGGCTGTACCTTCGAAAAGTCGATTCTTTCGGAAGGCAATCTTCAGGAGATCCGTCTTTTTGCTAAAAAACTACAGGAAAAATTGAAAACAAGCGAAGGAGTCAACAGCAATGGTCCCTGGGATGTTGAGCTGGGCTTCAAAAATAACAAACTTTGGTTGTTTCAGGTGCGGCCTTTTGTAGAGAACAAACAAGCAAAAGCTTCTGATTACCTGCAATCCATTTCTCCTGAAATTCAATTAACAGAGTCCATTTCATTAACTACAATTATAAAATGA
- a CDS encoding KamA family radical SAM protein — MNYRAYTLKTFKNIHQIKRLSEEQIFDIEVVGEVLPFKVNNYVVNELIDWDHFETDPIFILTFPQKDMLSKEHYNRIAKLIREEAPKRDIAIAANQIRMELNPNPAGQVYNVPELNGTKLVGIQHKYNETMLFFPTQGQTCHAYCTFCFRWPQFTGINELKFAMNQIELVIEYLKANPQITDLLFTGGDPMVMKTKIFERYIDAIFEADIPNLRTIRIGTKTLGYWPYRYTTDEDAQQLLKVFEKITDRGLNLSIMAHFNHINELKTDVVAEAVKNIRKTGAVIRTQSPLMKHLNDDADMWARMWRKQVDMGMIPYYMFIARDTGAREYFAVSLEDAYHIFREAYIQVSGVCRTVRGPSMSADPGKVQISGITEINGEKIFVLKFIQARNTDWVGKPFFAKYDPKALWLDDLKPAFADKFMYEE, encoded by the coding sequence ATGAACTATAGAGCTTACACGCTGAAAACCTTTAAAAATATCCATCAAATAAAGAGATTAAGCGAAGAACAAATTTTTGATATTGAAGTGGTTGGAGAGGTCCTTCCCTTTAAAGTAAACAATTATGTTGTTAATGAATTAATTGATTGGGATCATTTTGAAACAGATCCAATTTTCATCCTTACTTTTCCACAAAAAGATATGCTTTCGAAAGAGCATTACAACAGGATAGCAAAATTAATTAGAGAAGAAGCACCAAAAAGAGATATCGCTATAGCAGCCAATCAGATCCGAATGGAACTGAACCCCAACCCAGCAGGACAGGTTTACAATGTACCTGAATTAAACGGGACGAAATTGGTTGGAATTCAACACAAATACAACGAGACCATGTTGTTTTTCCCAACTCAGGGACAAACCTGTCATGCTTATTGTACTTTCTGTTTTAGATGGCCGCAATTCACCGGTATTAATGAATTGAAGTTCGCAATGAACCAGATTGAGTTGGTCATTGAATACCTGAAAGCCAATCCTCAAATTACTGATTTGTTGTTTACAGGTGGTGATCCGATGGTGATGAAAACAAAAATATTTGAGCGATACATCGATGCGATTTTTGAGGCAGACATCCCAAACTTAAGAACCATTAGAATTGGAACCAAAACTTTAGGTTATTGGCCCTATCGTTATACTACTGACGAAGATGCACAACAACTGTTAAAAGTGTTCGAAAAGATCACCGATAGAGGTTTGAACCTATCTATTATGGCACATTTCAATCACATTAACGAGCTGAAAACCGATGTTGTGGCTGAAGCAGTTAAAAATATACGCAAAACCGGAGCGGTAATCCGCACGCAATCGCCACTAATGAAGCATTTGAATGATGATGCTGATATGTGGGCACGCATGTGGAGAAAACAAGTGGATATGGGAATGATTCCTTACTACATGTTTATTGCACGGGATACCGGAGCACGGGAATATTTTGCCGTGAGTTTAGAAGATGCCTATCATATTTTCAGAGAGGCATACATTCAGGTAAGCGGTGTTTGCCGAACAGTTCGCGGACCAAGCATGTCGGCAGATCCGGGAAAAGTACAAATTTCGGGGATTACCGAAATTAACGGAGAAAAGATATTTGTTTTGAAATTTATTCAGGCAAGAAATACTGACTGGGTAGGAAAACCATTCTTTGCCAAATACGATCCAAAAGCACTTTGGCTGGATGATTTGAAACCCGCTTTCGCGGATAAATTCATGTACGAGGAATAA